One genomic region from Marinitoga sp. 38H-ov encodes:
- a CDS encoding TlyA family RNA methyltransferase yields the protein MEFRLDIFLVKNNFADSREKAQKLIKENKVKVNGRVVNKPSKKIYESDSIEILEQEKYVSRAAYKLLKALEYFNIDVHNKICVDIGSSTGGFTQVLLEYGAKRVYSIDSGTNQLHNSLRNDTRIILMENTNARYLNKENFENIDFFTCDVSFISVTKLIDSIYNIVSKNAQGIVLIKPQFELEPSKLVKGVVKNEIYRYEAVEKVKNAFIEKGFVVLGIIESPVRGKEGNIEYLIYLKK from the coding sequence ATGGAATTTAGATTAGATATTTTTTTAGTAAAAAATAATTTTGCTGATTCAAGAGAAAAAGCACAAAAATTAATTAAAGAAAATAAAGTTAAAGTTAATGGTAGAGTTGTCAACAAACCATCTAAAAAAATTTATGAATCTGATAGTATTGAAATTTTGGAACAAGAAAAATATGTAAGTAGAGCAGCATATAAACTTTTAAAAGCATTAGAATATTTTAATATAGATGTTCATAATAAAATATGTGTTGATATAGGATCATCTACAGGTGGATTTACACAAGTACTATTAGAATATGGAGCAAAAAGGGTTTATTCTATTGATTCTGGTACAAATCAATTACATAATTCATTAAGAAATGATACTAGAATAATATTAATGGAAAATACAAATGCTAGATATTTAAACAAAGAAAATTTTGAAAATATAGATTTTTTTACATGTGATGTTTCTTTTATTTCTGTGACTAAATTGATAGATTCTATATATAATATCGTTTCCAAAAATGCTCAAGGGATTGTGTTAATAAAACCACAATTTGAGTTAGAGCCTTCAAAATTAGTTAAAGGTGTTGTTAAAAATGAAATTTATAGATATGAAGCTGTAGAAAAAGTAAAAAATGCGTTTATTGAAAAAGGTTTTGTAGTATTAGGGATTATAGAATCACCAGTTAGAGGTAAAGAGGGTAATATAGAATATTTAATATATTTAAAAAAATAG